Proteins from one Candidatus Margulisiibacteriota bacterium genomic window:
- the argB gene encoding acetylglutamate kinase: MFRHLIKRANAVLEALPYLTKFNGKTIVVKYGGAAMQSEELKQGVIQDVVLLKMCGMEPVLVHGGGPEINKYLRKSGIEPKFSGGYRVTDKETMKIVQKVLGEKINQQIVSLIKKAGGKAKGFYGKKGRVIKAFKYWKKDENGNKIDLGFTGQVGGIRYRFLNKWMKLGYIPVLTSIGVGKRGGVYNINADKAAAAIAAYLKAEKLIMMTDVNGVLDNHGKLVSNVNTYKAQKMIKNGSISGGMIPKVKSCLYALRKGVKTAHIIDGRLPHAILLELFTDHGIGTMVVK, from the coding sequence ATGTTTAGGCATTTAATCAAAAGAGCGAACGCGGTTTTGGAAGCTTTGCCGTACCTGACCAAGTTCAACGGCAAGACGATCGTCGTTAAATACGGCGGCGCGGCGATGCAGAGCGAAGAGCTTAAGCAGGGCGTGATCCAGGACGTTGTCCTCCTCAAGATGTGCGGTATGGAGCCGGTTTTGGTCCACGGCGGCGGGCCGGAGATCAACAAATACCTGCGCAAGAGCGGGATCGAGCCGAAGTTCAGCGGCGGCTACCGCGTCACCGACAAGGAGACGATGAAGATCGTCCAGAAGGTGCTGGGCGAAAAGATCAACCAGCAGATCGTCTCGCTGATCAAGAAGGCCGGCGGCAAGGCGAAGGGGTTCTACGGCAAGAAGGGGCGCGTGATCAAGGCGTTCAAGTACTGGAAGAAGGATGAGAACGGCAACAAGATCGATCTCGGCTTCACCGGCCAGGTCGGCGGGATCCGCTACCGGTTCCTCAATAAATGGATGAAGCTCGGCTACATCCCGGTGTTGACCTCGATCGGGGTCGGCAAGCGGGGCGGGGTCTACAACATTAACGCCGATAAGGCGGCCGCGGCCATTGCCGCTTATTTAAAGGCGGAAAAGCTGATCATGATGACCGACGTCAACGGCGTGCTAGACAACCACGGCAAGCTGGTCTCCAACGTCAATACTTATAAAGCGCAGAAGATGATCAAGAACGGCAGTATTTCCGGCGGGATGATCCCCAAGGTCAAATCGTGTTTATACGCTTTGCGCAAAGGCGTCAAAACCGCCCATATTATCGACGGCCGCCTCCCGCACGCGATCCTCCTCGAATTGTTCACCGACCATGGTATTGGGACCATGGTGGTTAAGTAA
- a CDS encoding serine/threonine-protein kinase, with protein MNITRFFKIGHKYFSGQAQLAEKVGAQRLRRGRPAGKIPELEPRYRPERLLESTKGSRVYLGTDRESGRPVVIKRALNYHFDFLIRWEGDLLERLRHPNLVGLIAGRSRYLVEEFLPGVLLEKMRLTPLETLVVGSQLVNALRYLHRQDIVLRDLKTNNIMVGPDGTVKLFDLGLARDLGRRRDLCEGDYFIGTPEFAAPELIRAGAGYALPSADFFALGITLYKALTRRFPLEREIVINNGERVAVSWPECGHPLNWQNLRDVPPFLHSLLYKLLEPEPSERLADPDLVQREILGGLVEAAG; from the coding sequence ATGAACATCACGAGATTCTTTAAAATAGGCCATAAATACTTTTCCGGGCAGGCGCAGCTGGCGGAGAAAGTCGGCGCCCAGCGGCTGCGGCGCGGGAGGCCGGCCGGCAAAATACCGGAGCTGGAGCCGCGTTACCGGCCCGAACGCTTGCTCGAATCGACCAAGGGGTCGCGCGTTTATCTCGGCACCGACCGGGAAAGCGGCCGGCCGGTGGTGATCAAAAGGGCGCTTAACTATCACTTTGACTTTTTGATCAGGTGGGAGGGCGATCTCCTCGAGCGGCTCCGGCATCCCAATCTTGTCGGCCTGATCGCCGGCCGGTCAAGGTATCTGGTCGAAGAGTTCCTGCCCGGCGTGCTCCTGGAAAAAATGCGGCTGACGCCGCTCGAAACGCTGGTCGTCGGCAGCCAGCTGGTCAACGCGCTCCGTTATCTCCACCGGCAGGACATTGTGCTCCGCGACCTGAAGACGAACAATATCATGGTCGGGCCGGACGGCACCGTCAAATTGTTCGATCTGGGTCTGGCCAGAGATCTGGGCCGGCGCAGAGATCTCTGCGAGGGCGATTATTTTATCGGCACGCCGGAATTCGCCGCGCCGGAGCTGATCCGCGCCGGCGCCGGGTATGCTTTGCCGTCGGCCGACTTTTTCGCCCTGGGGATCACGCTATATAAAGCGTTGACCAGGCGCTTCCCGCTGGAACGGGAGATCGTGATCAATAACGGAGAGCGGGTAGCAGTCTCTTGGCCGGAATGCGGGCATCCCCTGAACTGGCAAAATCTCCGAGATGTTCCGCCGTTCCTGCACTCTTTGCTGTACAAATTGTTGGAGCCCGAACCGAGCGAGCGCCTGGCCGATCCCGACCTGGTCCAGCGGGAGATCCTCGGGGGCTTGGTGGAGGCGGCGGGATGA
- a CDS encoding serine/threonine-protein kinase, whose amino-acid sequence MNKARFLRLGFKYFNGQAVLAEHVRAAGVRSGSPIDKISNLDRRFRIDQLLAGTRLSSVYQATDRESGQPVAVKRMHSRQDDHIVRWETGILKRLNHPNIVRLVAGGPDYLVEELIPGRLLGHLRLSPLETLVVGWQLVNALRYLDGEGIILRDLKPTNIMITPDGVAKLFDFGLAKDRNRPHDVCSDWNYSGTPGYAAPELIACGTGAASLAADYFALGVSLYEALTGQFPYVRQIRVGGGFMGVSFPESGHPLGAENLKRVPSFLHYLLYKLLEPEESRRLADPDLVEWELIKGLDEAGAERTAGSPDKVNVAGDTVPFTPL is encoded by the coding sequence GTGAACAAAGCGCGATTCCTCCGTTTGGGGTTTAAATATTTCAACGGGCAGGCGGTCCTGGCGGAGCATGTCCGGGCCGCGGGGGTGCGGAGCGGAAGCCCGATCGACAAAATATCAAACCTGGACCGGCGGTTCCGGATCGATCAGCTGCTCGCCGGGACCAGGCTTTCCAGCGTTTATCAGGCGACCGACCGGGAAAGCGGACAGCCGGTGGCGGTCAAGCGGATGCACTCCCGCCAGGATGACCATATTGTCCGCTGGGAAACCGGGATCCTTAAGCGGCTCAACCATCCCAATATCGTCAGATTGGTCGCCGGCGGCCCCGATTATCTGGTCGAAGAGCTCATCCCCGGCCGACTGCTCGGCCATTTGCGGCTGTCGCCGCTGGAAACGCTCGTCGTCGGCTGGCAGCTGGTCAACGCGCTCCGTTATCTCGACGGGGAAGGGATCATCCTCCGCGACTTGAAACCGACCAATATCATGATCACGCCCGACGGCGTCGCCAAATTGTTCGATTTCGGCCTGGCCAAAGACCGGAACCGGCCGCACGACGTCTGCTCCGACTGGAACTACAGCGGCACGCCCGGCTACGCCGCGCCGGAGCTGATCGCCTGCGGGACCGGGGCCGCTTCCCTGGCGGCCGACTATTTTGCCCTCGGCGTTTCGTTGTATGAGGCGTTGACCGGCCAGTTCCCTTACGTCAGGCAGATCCGGGTCGGCGGCGGTTTTATGGGCGTCTCTTTCCCGGAAAGCGGGCATCCGCTTGGCGCCGAGAATCTCAAGCGCGTGCCGTCGTTCCTGCATTATTTGCTGTACAAATTATTGGAGCCCGAAGAAAGCCGGCGCCTGGCCGATCCCGACCTGGTTGAGTGGGAGTTGATCAAGGGACTGGACGAGGCGGGAGCGGAGAGAACGGCCGGATCGCCGGACAAGGTCAACGTCGCGGGTGACACCGTGCCGTTCACTCCCCTTTAA